A region from the Chitinophaga sp. Cy-1792 genome encodes:
- a CDS encoding FecR family protein produces MPVDQKIWLLVSLKLSGEATPDELAQLDMLLEIFPDLKLQAEVLSTIWNAGPKGQGINKEEALARHLQRMNNIDMETLPPDETGGKQKPAILKRPAVSSWQWMAAAVCIFLGVAGIKYLPELNNHNGPSHVSHLVTTRPGHRMQLKLPDGTSVWMNASSSISYSGDFEGHLREVRLSGEAFFDVAPDNNRPFVIHTNTIDVRVLGTAFNIRSYDDEKETETALIRGAVEVTLRNDPGKKIILKPKEKILINNNRCDSANNLATPKQSEESPLIVLSKIRYWGRDSSNNLESAWVRNRLVFDKETLTDIAGKIERWYNVKINISDSRISESRYTGNFENEKLEEVLEALRLTGGFHYSIKENTVTINQ; encoded by the coding sequence ATGCCGGTGGATCAAAAAATTTGGTTATTAGTAAGTCTGAAACTAAGCGGGGAAGCAACCCCTGACGAGCTGGCACAGTTGGATATGCTGCTGGAAATCTTTCCGGACCTGAAATTACAGGCGGAGGTACTCAGCACTATCTGGAATGCCGGGCCGAAAGGCCAGGGAATAAATAAAGAGGAAGCGCTGGCAAGGCATCTGCAGCGGATGAACAATATTGATATGGAAACATTGCCGCCAGATGAAACTGGTGGCAAGCAAAAGCCTGCAATATTGAAGCGTCCTGCAGTAAGTTCATGGCAATGGATGGCAGCAGCGGTATGTATATTTTTGGGTGTGGCGGGCATCAAATACCTGCCAGAACTAAATAATCACAATGGCCCCAGTCATGTGAGCCATCTTGTTACTACCAGGCCGGGTCACCGGATGCAACTGAAATTACCTGATGGTACCAGTGTGTGGATGAATGCCAGTAGTAGTATCTCCTACAGCGGTGATTTTGAAGGACATCTACGTGAAGTAAGGTTATCAGGTGAGGCTTTTTTTGATGTAGCACCCGATAATAACAGGCCGTTTGTGATACATACTAATACCATAGACGTGCGGGTGCTGGGAACGGCATTTAATATCCGGTCCTATGACGATGAAAAGGAAACCGAAACTGCGCTGATCAGAGGTGCAGTAGAGGTAACGCTCAGGAATGACCCGGGGAAAAAGATCATCCTTAAACCCAAAGAAAAAATCTTAATTAATAACAACCGTTGTGATAGCGCGAATAATTTAGCAACACCGAAACAATCAGAAGAAAGTCCGCTGATAGTACTGAGTAAGATCCGCTACTGGGGAAGGGATAGTAGCAATAATTTGGAGTCTGCCTGGGTAAGGAACAGGTTGGTGTTTGATAAAGAAACACTGACAGATATCGCTGGAAAAATTGAGCGCTGGTATAACGTAAAAATCAATATTTCGGATAGCCGTATTAGTGAGTCGAGGTATACCGGAAATTTTGAAAATGAAAAACTGGAAGAAGTATTGGAAGCATTGAGACTAACGGGCGGTTTTCACTATTCTATTAAAGAAAATACAGTAACAATCAACCAATAA
- a CDS encoding SusC/RagA family TonB-linked outer membrane protein, whose product MTKKLRPAWSHLVRCVVLFTGALFLSSFSSGPTQEAISLTLNKVDLIRVFKAIEAQGRYRFVYKEEILPMDKRVTIHVRNATVEEILGIALENTTLTFKKINPNLVTIVPLNAEKNVSELTVQTVKGKVVNERGEPLPGATVVEKGTSNSTMTRSDGTFTMQVSNAQAVLLVTYMGYAPGELTLKTGQSLAVVQLLPVSVAMNDFVVVGYGRQKKESVVAAVSQVNGAVLERAGGVSSVGAALTGNLPGLITSASTGLPGEEDPRIIIRGRSTWNNSDPLILVDGVERPMTSVDISSVESISVLKDASATAVFGVRGANGVILITTKRGQAGKASIRGTVNTTMKVPSKLPGKYDSYDALRIRNEAIEYELALKPESWNDYLPEAILEKYRHPANLAEAERYPNVDWSKVLFKDFAMSNNASINISGGTRTVKYFTSADFLSEGDLFKIYDNNRGYKPGFGFKRLNVRSNLDFQLTPSTLFKTNLFGSYGVRKSPWGFNGTQYGAWIDAYTTAPDVFMPVYSDGSWGFYSPSEGRAENSARSLAIGGIQYQTTTRITTDFSIEQNLDMLVKGLRFSGTVSLDNTFVESDRGISDLYNDTQRKWIDPLTGQAIYKQKLDGVTNFDFQEGAKWQTAAGAVTGNQRRLFYQAQLNYATTIGQKHNVTAMGLFNRNQSASGSEIPNYREDWVFRTTYNYAGKYMVEYNGAYNGSEKFSAAHRFAFFSSGGLGWLLSREKFMQSLKFLDLFKIRASYGQIGDDNINGRWLYMSQWAYGGQTRMGTSGVDAEYSPYTWYKEAVVGNPDLHWEKVEKANLGVDFGVLNGLFTGKVDFFRDLRSEILLAGSSRSIPSYYGTTAPVANLGKVKSQGYEIEIHFSKTLKNKLRLWADLNMTHSQNKILEADNPALLPDYQKTEGKEIGQTYSYVSQGIYNTWDELYGSTINNTNDNQKLPGNYYLVDYNGDGVIDAQDNIPYGYSSWPQNTYNATIGADWKGFSVFVQFYATNNATRQVVFNSLSSQSHLVYNEGSYWTKDNTGNVIPMLRWLSTPASYYRGTQYMYDGSYVRLKNTEIAYTFSQGFIKTLGLAALRVYLNGNNLLTWTKMPDDRESNFAGTGWASQGAYPTVKRYNLGVNITF is encoded by the coding sequence ATGACCAAAAAACTGCGGCCTGCCTGGTCACATTTGGTAAGGTGCGTAGTGCTGTTCACTGGCGCGCTATTCCTTTCTTCATTTTCCAGTGGCCCGACACAAGAGGCTATCAGTCTGACCTTAAATAAGGTAGACCTGATCCGGGTATTCAAGGCGATAGAAGCCCAGGGCCGCTACCGGTTTGTTTACAAAGAAGAAATTCTTCCGATGGATAAACGTGTTACCATTCACGTTAGAAATGCCACCGTAGAGGAAATCCTTGGTATTGCGCTGGAAAATACTACGCTGACATTTAAAAAAATCAATCCTAACCTGGTAACCATCGTGCCATTGAATGCGGAGAAAAATGTAAGCGAACTCACGGTTCAAACGGTAAAAGGAAAGGTCGTCAATGAAAGGGGGGAGCCGCTGCCTGGCGCCACGGTAGTAGAAAAAGGAACCAGTAATTCGACTATGACCCGCAGCGACGGAACGTTCACGATGCAGGTGTCAAATGCGCAGGCAGTGCTGTTGGTAACCTATATGGGTTATGCGCCAGGTGAACTAACGCTGAAAACAGGGCAGTCGCTGGCTGTCGTGCAGCTGCTGCCAGTGTCTGTAGCGATGAATGATTTTGTGGTAGTGGGTTATGGCAGGCAAAAAAAGGAAAGTGTGGTAGCAGCGGTATCGCAGGTAAACGGCGCCGTCCTGGAACGCGCCGGAGGCGTATCCAGCGTGGGGGCTGCCCTGACAGGTAATCTGCCCGGACTCATTACTTCTGCCAGCACCGGCCTGCCCGGTGAAGAAGACCCGCGGATCATCATCCGTGGCCGTAGCACCTGGAATAACTCGGACCCACTGATCCTGGTAGATGGTGTAGAACGCCCGATGACAAGCGTTGATATCAGTTCTGTAGAATCTATCTCTGTGTTGAAAGATGCCTCTGCTACGGCCGTCTTTGGCGTTCGTGGCGCCAATGGCGTTATCCTGATTACTACAAAACGTGGTCAGGCAGGAAAGGCTTCCATCAGGGGAACGGTAAATACTACCATGAAGGTGCCTTCTAAACTTCCGGGTAAATATGATTCTTACGACGCCCTGCGTATCCGCAACGAGGCCATTGAATATGAACTGGCCCTCAAGCCTGAAAGCTGGAACGACTACCTGCCGGAAGCTATCCTGGAAAAATACCGCCATCCCGCCAACCTCGCAGAAGCAGAACGCTATCCAAATGTAGACTGGTCCAAAGTGCTGTTCAAAGACTTTGCGATGTCGAACAATGCCAGTATTAATATCAGCGGCGGTACCAGAACGGTTAAATATTTTACCAGCGCAGATTTTCTCAGTGAAGGTGACCTGTTCAAAATATATGATAATAACAGGGGTTATAAGCCCGGATTTGGCTTTAAAAGACTAAACGTAAGGAGTAACCTGGATTTTCAGCTGACGCCTTCTACGCTGTTTAAAACGAATCTTTTTGGCTCCTATGGCGTAAGGAAAAGTCCATGGGGATTTAACGGCACCCAGTATGGCGCCTGGATAGACGCCTATACCACCGCCCCTGACGTTTTCATGCCGGTATATTCCGACGGCTCCTGGGGCTTTTATTCTCCCAGTGAAGGAAGAGCCGAAAATTCAGCCCGGTCACTGGCAATCGGTGGAATTCAATACCAGACTACTACCCGCATCACCACAGACTTCTCCATAGAACAGAACCTGGATATGCTGGTGAAAGGCCTCCGCTTTAGTGGTACTGTTTCTTTGGATAATACATTCGTAGAAAGCGACAGGGGAATATCTGATCTCTATAATGATACCCAACGCAAATGGATTGATCCGCTCACCGGCCAGGCTATCTATAAACAGAAACTGGATGGCGTTACCAACTTTGATTTCCAGGAAGGCGCCAAATGGCAGACAGCAGCAGGTGCGGTTACCGGCAACCAGCGAAGGTTATTTTATCAGGCACAGTTGAACTATGCTACCACTATTGGTCAGAAACATAATGTAACAGCTATGGGCCTGTTTAACAGGAACCAGAGCGCTTCCGGCAGTGAAATCCCCAATTACCGCGAAGACTGGGTATTCCGTACTACCTACAACTACGCCGGAAAGTACATGGTAGAATATAACGGTGCCTATAATGGCTCCGAGAAATTCAGTGCAGCGCACCGCTTTGCGTTTTTCTCTTCCGGAGGCCTGGGATGGCTGCTGTCAAGAGAAAAATTTATGCAATCACTCAAATTCCTCGACCTGTTTAAAATAAGAGCTTCCTACGGCCAAATAGGTGATGATAACATCAACGGCAGATGGTTGTATATGTCGCAATGGGCTTATGGTGGCCAGACAAGAATGGGCACCTCCGGTGTGGATGCAGAATATAGTCCGTATACCTGGTATAAAGAGGCCGTAGTAGGTAACCCGGACCTTCATTGGGAAAAGGTGGAAAAAGCTAACCTGGGTGTGGATTTCGGCGTGCTGAACGGCTTATTTACAGGTAAGGTCGACTTCTTCCGTGACCTGCGCAGCGAAATATTACTCGCAGGTAGTAGCAGGTCTATTCCTTCTTATTACGGTACTACCGCTCCGGTGGCCAATCTGGGAAAGGTGAAATCCCAGGGATATGAAATAGAAATACACTTCAGTAAGACCCTGAAAAATAAATTACGACTGTGGGCAGATCTTAACATGACCCATTCTCAAAATAAAATACTGGAAGCAGATAACCCGGCATTATTACCCGATTATCAGAAAACAGAAGGGAAGGAGATCGGACAAACCTATTCTTATGTCAGCCAGGGTATCTACAACACCTGGGACGAATTATACGGCAGTACGATCAACAACACAAACGATAATCAGAAATTACCAGGTAACTATTACCTGGTAGATTATAATGGCGATGGTGTTATTGATGCACAGGATAATATTCCCTACGGTTATTCTTCCTGGCCCCAGAATACTTATAATGCTACTATCGGTGCCGACTGGAAAGGCTTCAGCGTATTTGTTCAGTTCTATGCTACCAACAACGCTACCAGGCAGGTGGTGTTCAATAGTCTTAGTTCACAGAGTCACTTAGTCTATAACGAAGGCAGCTACTGGACAAAAGACAATACCGGCAATGTAATCCCTATGTTGCGTTGGTTATCTACTCCTGCCAGCTACTACCGGGGAACACAATACATGTATGATGGCTCCTATGTAAGGCTGAAGAATACTGAAATCGCCTATACTTTCAGCCAGGGATTTATCAAAACCCTGGGGCTTGCCGCTCTCAGAGTATACCTCAACGGTAATAATCTGCTTACCTGGACGAAAATGCCCGATGACAGGGAATCCAACTTCGCAGGCACAGGATGGGCCTCGCAGGGTGCATACCCTACTGTGAAACGATATAATCTGGGTGTCAATATCACTTTCTAA
- a CDS encoding RagB/SusD family nutrient uptake outer membrane protein yields the protein MMKKYLRILVLTGMVILTTGMYSCKKYLDRAADSIVAGDDAFKNFNNFQGFTEELYNCIPDFSNAYWTNSWNWGEDEIQSTARDFHFEVKIDNGDFWGWQSSFDGWQAGWMDRNNSNTNDDRFAKSLWPLGWYGIRKANLGLANIDKLKDATQEEKDLIKGQLLFFRGWFHFMFMQYFGGLPYIDKVLPSDQKLTLPRLSYQACADKAAADFQAAAALLPVHWDNTTAGKRTLGKNDLRINKIMALGYLGKNYLWAGSPLMNYVSTGSKTYNQDYCKKAADAFASLLSLCESGEAPYHLLDFSRYFNNFYTTGQNWLMPGGTEAIFRGPYYSANSSNWGTSKQYSPSFLTGGDVKFLPTANYVDYYGMANGLPIKDITQADPESGYDPAYPWKGRDPRFYNDIVFDGVKCVQGATTDEPNRYANLYTNGSYRNISTGSRTGYLLYKFIPRTANDYDQGYSYDKSLNIHVPYMRLADVYLMYAEAAAIGYGGAGGSTPGFGKTAADAVNVIRDRAGVGHVAAKFLGSPDDFMGEVRRERAVELSFEGHRFNDLRRWLLLIENPYTLKKSVEFDRTGAFNNTDPKLNKVNNLREVTILERKFSMKHYWLPLKNSDASMYLEFPQNPGW from the coding sequence ATGATGAAAAAGTATCTCCGAATTTTAGTGCTCACCGGGATGGTTATATTAACAACCGGGATGTACTCCTGTAAAAAATACCTCGACAGAGCAGCTGACTCCATCGTTGCTGGTGACGATGCCTTTAAAAACTTCAACAATTTCCAGGGCTTCACAGAAGAGCTGTATAACTGTATCCCGGATTTTTCCAATGCCTACTGGACTAATTCCTGGAACTGGGGCGAAGATGAAATACAATCTACTGCCCGCGATTTTCATTTCGAAGTAAAAATAGACAATGGGGATTTCTGGGGCTGGCAGTCGTCTTTCGATGGCTGGCAGGCCGGGTGGATGGATAGAAATAATTCAAATACCAACGACGACCGCTTCGCAAAATCGCTCTGGCCACTAGGCTGGTACGGCATACGCAAAGCTAATCTGGGCCTGGCAAATATCGACAAATTAAAAGATGCAACGCAGGAAGAAAAAGACCTTATCAAAGGGCAGCTTTTATTCTTCAGGGGCTGGTTCCATTTTATGTTTATGCAGTATTTCGGCGGACTGCCCTATATAGACAAAGTGCTGCCCTCAGATCAGAAACTAACCCTTCCACGATTGAGCTACCAGGCCTGTGCAGATAAGGCCGCAGCAGATTTTCAGGCGGCTGCCGCGCTGTTGCCCGTACACTGGGATAACACTACTGCCGGCAAACGTACCCTGGGGAAAAATGATTTACGTATCAATAAAATAATGGCGCTGGGATATCTCGGCAAAAACTATTTATGGGCTGGTAGTCCGCTGATGAACTATGTTTCTACCGGTAGCAAAACCTATAACCAGGATTATTGCAAAAAAGCAGCTGACGCATTTGCTTCGTTGTTGTCGCTGTGTGAAAGTGGCGAAGCTCCTTACCACTTACTCGACTTCTCCAGGTATTTCAACAACTTCTATACAACAGGACAGAACTGGCTGATGCCAGGTGGTACGGAAGCTATATTCAGAGGCCCGTACTATAGTGCAAACAGTTCTAACTGGGGTACCAGCAAGCAATATTCGCCCTCATTTTTAACAGGAGGCGACGTGAAGTTTTTACCAACAGCCAACTATGTAGATTATTATGGAATGGCCAATGGATTGCCGATTAAAGACATTACCCAGGCCGATCCTGAATCCGGCTATGACCCTGCCTATCCGTGGAAGGGCAGAGATCCCAGGTTTTACAATGATATCGTTTTTGATGGCGTGAAATGTGTACAGGGCGCCACTACCGACGAACCTAACCGGTATGCCAATCTCTATACCAACGGTAGTTACCGGAATATTTCTACGGGTAGCCGTACCGGTTACCTGCTGTATAAATTTATTCCCCGTACTGCCAATGATTACGATCAGGGATATTCCTATGATAAAAGTCTGAATATTCACGTGCCTTATATGCGGCTGGCAGATGTTTACCTGATGTATGCAGAAGCAGCTGCTATTGGCTATGGTGGCGCAGGCGGCAGTACGCCTGGTTTTGGTAAAACGGCGGCAGATGCTGTCAATGTAATCCGCGACAGAGCAGGTGTTGGTCATGTGGCCGCAAAATTCCTCGGCTCACCAGACGATTTTATGGGAGAAGTAAGACGGGAGCGCGCAGTAGAACTCTCTTTTGAAGGTCATCGCTTCAATGATCTCCGCAGATGGTTGCTGCTGATAGAAAATCCTTATACCCTTAAGAAATCAGTGGAGTTCGACAGAACAGGAGCTTTCAATAACACGGATCCCAAACTCAATAAGGTGAATAATCTGCGTGAAGTAACCATACTCGAACGGAAATTCAGCATGAAACATTACTGGCTGCCATTGAAGAATTCGGATGCCAGTATGTACCTCGAATTTCCACAGAACCCGGGCTGGTAA
- a CDS encoding SusC/RagA family TonB-linked outer membrane protein, whose amino-acid sequence MKYIKIVILPFAIICCCSIAATAQDTLNHDFSAAASRLKADTGKLPDKVKTVQVAFRNADRQDLPGNVPAINMEELMKKNYITYPLDGMEALVPGFNGNSLWGTGSYLLLVDGVPRDVGSVMPTEIAQISFLKGAEAVVLYGSRAAKGVVCISTKRGQADNIHIAMRVNSGVNVPKSYPQYLGSAEYMALYNEARVNDGLTKLYSDETIYNYASGKNPYRYPSVDYYSSQYLKKMYSRLDATAEISGGNDKARYYTNIGYWTSGSLLNFGEAKTNDRSGRFNIRGNIDINLNDYISCNVDAAAIFYTGNGVNANYWNSAATLRPYRFTPLIPIDMIEADDDASQLLVKNSNHIIDGKYLLGGTQLDQTNPFAAIYAGGHNSYTSRQFQFNTGVNADLRHVLKGLTFRATMAVDYSTSYNLSYNNSYATYEPSWNSYSGTDLISSLTKYGQDATSGVQNVSNSWYRQTIAATGQFNYVSSIGKDHHLSAMLLVNGYQQSESAVYHKTGNANLGLQLGYNFKHKYYLDFSSAYMHSAKMPKGNREALSPTVTAAWKLSEEPFLSGVTWLDALKINASAGRVYTDLDISDYYLYQGYYTVAGSWYGWKDGSGIPATESRRGDNPDLHLPRRDEVNIGMEASFFRKLIQVNATAFKNKIAGNIIQASSLFPSYFTTYWPVSSFIPYVNYNEDSRKGFDIGININKRIGSIDWTLGASATWYTTMASRRAEVYQDAYQNRQGKPLDGIWGLQSLGFFKDQQDIDKSPAQSFGQVKPGDIKYKDQNGDGIIDSRDEVYLGKAGWYGSPLTWGIHLEAKWKDLSFYALGVGRYGAYGLNNNSYYWMYGESKYSIIARNRWTDATKETATYPRLTTLSSDNNFRSSDFWIYSTNRFDIGKVQLTYDLSKIIGKKKFVRELGVYLSGSNLLTIAAERETLEMNIGSAPQTRFYNLGLKAQF is encoded by the coding sequence ATGAAATATATAAAAATAGTTATCCTGCCATTTGCTATAATATGCTGCTGCTCCATAGCGGCAACGGCGCAGGATACACTGAACCACGATTTCAGTGCCGCCGCCTCCAGGCTTAAAGCGGATACAGGCAAACTCCCGGATAAAGTAAAGACAGTACAGGTAGCCTTCCGCAATGCCGACCGGCAAGACCTCCCGGGAAATGTGCCAGCGATCAATATGGAGGAGCTCATGAAAAAAAACTATATCACCTACCCTTTAGACGGCATGGAAGCACTGGTGCCGGGTTTCAACGGCAATAGCCTGTGGGGAACGGGTAGCTACCTGTTGCTCGTGGACGGTGTACCCAGGGACGTAGGAAGTGTTATGCCCACTGAGATCGCGCAGATCTCTTTCCTGAAAGGAGCCGAAGCCGTAGTATTGTATGGCAGCAGGGCTGCAAAAGGTGTTGTATGCATCTCCACAAAAAGAGGACAGGCAGATAATATCCACATTGCCATGCGGGTCAATTCCGGCGTCAATGTTCCCAAAAGCTATCCTCAATACCTGGGCTCAGCTGAATATATGGCGCTCTATAACGAAGCACGAGTGAATGACGGCCTGACAAAACTCTACAGCGATGAAACGATCTATAATTATGCTTCCGGTAAGAACCCTTACCGTTACCCAAGTGTAGATTATTACTCCAGCCAGTACCTGAAAAAAATGTACAGCAGGCTGGATGCTACCGCTGAAATATCCGGCGGCAACGACAAGGCAAGATACTATACGAATATCGGGTACTGGACTTCTGGCTCCCTCCTGAATTTTGGTGAAGCAAAAACAAATGACCGCTCCGGAAGATTTAATATCCGCGGTAATATTGATATTAACCTGAATGACTATATTTCCTGTAATGTAGATGCTGCTGCCATCTTTTATACTGGTAATGGTGTAAATGCCAATTATTGGAACAGCGCTGCCACATTGCGCCCTTATAGATTTACACCACTGATCCCGATAGATATGATAGAGGCAGATGATGACGCCTCCCAGCTGCTGGTAAAAAACAGTAATCATATTATCGATGGAAAGTACCTGTTAGGTGGAACACAGCTGGACCAGACAAATCCATTTGCTGCAATATATGCAGGTGGCCATAACAGCTATACCAGTCGTCAGTTCCAGTTCAATACCGGTGTGAATGCTGATTTACGTCATGTGCTCAAAGGACTTACTTTTCGTGCAACCATGGCCGTTGATTATTCCACCTCCTATAACCTTTCCTACAATAATAGTTACGCTACCTACGAGCCCTCCTGGAATAGTTATTCCGGCACAGACCTTATCAGTAGTCTGACGAAATACGGACAGGACGCCACTTCCGGCGTACAGAACGTGAGTAATTCCTGGTACAGGCAAACAATTGCTGCCACCGGACAATTTAATTATGTCAGCAGTATCGGGAAAGACCATCACCTGTCCGCCATGCTGCTGGTGAATGGTTACCAGCAATCAGAATCCGCAGTTTACCATAAAACAGGTAATGCCAACCTGGGATTACAGCTGGGATATAATTTCAAACATAAATACTATCTCGATTTCAGCAGTGCCTATATGCATTCAGCAAAGATGCCTAAAGGGAATCGCGAAGCATTGTCGCCCACGGTTACCGCCGCATGGAAACTCAGTGAAGAGCCATTTTTGTCGGGGGTAACATGGCTGGATGCACTGAAAATAAATGCTTCTGCCGGCAGGGTATATACTGATCTGGATATAAGCGATTATTATCTCTACCAGGGATACTATACCGTAGCAGGATCCTGGTACGGATGGAAAGACGGCAGTGGTATACCAGCCACAGAATCGCGCCGTGGCGATAACCCTGATTTGCACCTGCCCAGGAGGGATGAAGTGAATATTGGAATGGAAGCATCCTTCTTCCGGAAACTGATCCAGGTAAATGCCACTGCATTTAAAAACAAAATTGCAGGTAATATCATTCAGGCATCGTCCTTATTTCCCAGCTATTTTACTACCTACTGGCCTGTATCTTCCTTTATCCCTTATGTCAACTATAATGAAGATAGCAGAAAGGGATTTGATATCGGCATCAACATCAATAAACGTATAGGCAGCATCGACTGGACACTGGGCGCATCGGCAACCTGGTACACTACCATGGCCTCCAGACGCGCTGAAGTATACCAGGATGCCTACCAGAACCGACAGGGAAAGCCACTGGACGGTATCTGGGGATTGCAGAGCCTCGGCTTCTTTAAAGACCAGCAGGATATAGATAAATCTCCTGCGCAATCATTCGGACAGGTAAAACCTGGTGATATCAAATACAAAGACCAGAATGGTGATGGTATTATTGATAGCAGAGATGAAGTGTATCTCGGAAAAGCAGGATGGTACGGATCGCCGCTGACATGGGGTATCCACCTGGAAGCTAAATGGAAAGACCTTTCCTTCTACGCCTTAGGTGTTGGCAGATACGGCGCCTACGGACTTAATAACAATTCCTATTACTGGATGTATGGTGAAAGTAAATATTCTATCATAGCCCGCAACAGGTGGACAGACGCCACCAAAGAAACCGCCACCTACCCGCGATTGACAACCCTCAGCAGTGATAATAACTTCCGTTCTTCAGATTTCTGGATCTACAGCACCAATCGGTTCGATATAGGGAAAGTGCAGCTGACATATGACCTCAGTAAAATCATCGGGAAAAAGAAATTTGTCCGTGAGCTGGGCGTGTACTTAAGCGGGTCCAATCTGCTCACAATTGCTGCAGAACGGGAAACGCTGGAAATGAATATCGGGAGTGCGCCGCAGACCCGATTCTATAATCTTGGTTTAAAAGCACAGTTTTAA
- a CDS encoding RagB/SusD family nutrient uptake outer membrane protein gives MYKKILLVIGVMFSLAACKDLIEPAIENNRQLEVSYDPNDSRFPYGLLLNAYNRIPTNSWNFNDVATDDAVTNDQTNSYLKMAQGQWTSINNPLNQWTNCYAAIQYINVTMGEIPKVKWTADSVVSKLFAMRVTGEAIGLRGMFMYYLLQAHAGLSDNGQLLGVPILTEAQGTTSNFNKPRAKFDECVKQIYSDLDSAIALLPLDFENQGVVPAKYGNVTVEQYNRAFGATFRGLFTARIAKAIKSKLALLAASPAYAASNAENWANAADMAAELIDMKGGLGGLAANGLSWYAATSEIAGLADGANPAEILWRNNYGDSRDLEQNNFPPTLYGNGRINPTQNLVDAFPMLNGYPISDPAGGYSAADPYSNRDPRLKLFVLVNGGTAGPNNTVINTSADGTTNDALNKVGTSTRTGYYLRKLLRQDVNLNPTSANNQRHYKPHIRYTEIFLNYAEAANEAWGPTGAGQHSYSAYDVIKAIRKRAGIGVSNGDAYLETSKGSQETMRQLIRNERRLELCFEGFRFWDLRRWKADLKEGARGISISGGVPAVIQVEDRVYQNYMIYGPIPYAEKLKYSALLQNAGWQ, from the coding sequence ATGTATAAGAAAATATTACTGGTGATAGGAGTGATGTTTAGTTTGGCTGCGTGTAAAGATCTTATCGAACCGGCCATTGAGAATAACCGGCAGCTGGAAGTATCCTACGATCCGAACGACTCCCGGTTTCCGTATGGTTTGCTCCTGAACGCATATAATCGTATTCCTACTAATTCATGGAACTTCAATGATGTGGCTACCGATGATGCGGTTACGAACGATCAGACAAACAGTTACCTGAAAATGGCCCAGGGTCAATGGACATCCATCAACAATCCACTGAACCAGTGGACCAATTGTTATGCGGCTATTCAGTACATTAATGTTACCATGGGAGAGATTCCTAAGGTGAAATGGACGGCGGATAGTGTTGTCAGTAAGTTGTTTGCTATGCGTGTGACAGGTGAAGCCATTGGTCTGCGGGGCATGTTCATGTATTATCTTTTGCAGGCCCATGCCGGCTTGAGTGATAACGGGCAGTTGTTAGGCGTTCCGATATTGACAGAGGCCCAGGGTACTACCTCCAATTTCAATAAGCCCAGGGCGAAGTTCGATGAATGTGTAAAGCAGATTTACAGCGACCTGGATAGTGCTATAGCCTTGTTGCCATTGGATTTCGAGAATCAGGGTGTTGTGCCGGCCAAATATGGAAATGTAACGGTAGAGCAATATAACCGTGCCTTTGGCGCTACGTTCAGGGGCTTGTTTACCGCACGTATCGCAAAGGCGATAAAGTCGAAACTCGCCTTGCTGGCTGCCAGTCCGGCCTACGCCGCTTCGAATGCGGAAAATTGGGCCAATGCAGCTGATATGGCAGCGGAACTGATAGATATGAAAGGTGGCCTGGGAGGCCTTGCCGCAAATGGCCTGAGCTGGTATGCCGCTACAAGCGAGATCGCAGGACTGGCAGATGGCGCCAATCCGGCTGAAATACTCTGGAGAAATAACTATGGGGATAGCAGGGACCTGGAACAGAATAATTTTCCTCCTACCTTATATGGTAATGGCCGTATCAATCCTACCCAAAACCTGGTAGATGCTTTCCCTATGCTGAATGGTTATCCTATTTCCGATCCTGCCGGCGGCTATAGCGCCGCGGATCCGTACTCCAACAGGGACCCGCGCCTTAAGTTGTTTGTACTGGTGAATGGAGGTACTGCAGGCCCGAACAATACTGTCATCAATACATCGGCTGATGGCACTACCAATGATGCACTGAATAAAGTGGGTACATCTACCCGTACCGGCTATTACCTGCGTAAGCTGCTTCGACAGGATGTCAACCTGAATCCTACGTCTGCCAACAATCAAAGACACTATAAGCCACATATCAGGTATACAGAGATATTCCTCAATTATGCAGAAGCGGCCAATGAAGCCTGGGGGCCTACCGGCGCCGGTCAGCACAGCTACTCGGCTTATGATGTCATCAAGGCGATACGGAAGCGTGCAGGCATTGGCGTTAGTAACGGCGACGCATATCTCGAAACATCGAAGGGAAGCCAGGAGACCATGAGGCAGCTGATCAGGAATGAGAGACGGCTGGAACTGTGCTTCGAAGGCTTCCGCTTCTGGGACCTCCGCAGATGGAAAGCCGACCTGAAAGAAGGTGCCAGAGGTATCAGTATCTCCGGTGGGGTGCCTGCTGTTATCCAGGTAGAAGACAGGGTATACCAGAATTATATGATCTACGGGCCTATTCCTTATGCTGAAAAACTCAAGTATAGCGCCCTGCTCCAAAATGCCGGCTGGCAGTAA